TCTCTTGAGAAATAGAAAATTCACACCCTTCAAATCTGTGTGTTCTGGATGAACATATGTATAAATAGCACCTTTTCTAAAAGTAGTGATTTTTAAACATGTAAAGCTTTTACAATCATCTCCTTCTTGAGTAGCTTTCTGGAGTTAACATTCCTTTTCTCAGATCAGGTAAAGAAACTTCCACTGGTGTTCTGCTAATGCTCTAACTTTCTCCAGGTTCATGTACCATTCCTGTTTAAAGTAGCTTTGAATTTAAGCATTCCCTTTAATTTTCTCTTGGTCTTCTCTTTTTCAGTTCCAAGTTGTCCACCAAACATGCGTTATGACTCATGTGGCAAGGACTGCCCCGAAACCTGTGACAGCAGTACAAATTCACCAAGAGTGTGCGACATGATGTGTGTGGTGGGCTGCGTCTGCAAAGAGGGTTATGTGCGGAAATGTCATAAAGATGACGTGTGTGTACCTAAGAGCGAGTGTTACACCAAAACTTGTCCAATCAAAAGCCGTTGCAAACCTTGCACAGCCCCTCCAGGCGCAGCATGTCCAGATGTGTGTATACCTCCCGATGAGATAATGGCAGCCTGAAAGTGATCTGGGTCCCGGggcccctgctgctgctgctacctccaCGTTTgttttcagcatctccccttcacaCTACAGCTCTCTGGGCCTTCCTtgagaagccctggtggtctagtgacctctttggaggCAGGAaataaccccactctttcctgcctgccgtCGCTGCTCTATCCGGCACCTCTGCTTCTTCTTAGTGGCTTCCGAGACTTCCTGTGTCAGTCTCGCGGgtctcagcagtcattttgaagaTGAAGCAGTACCAGAAAGAGTAGTGGTAGCTAgatgctactagaccaccagggcccttcaaagtaTAATATATACCTTAAATATTCatgactgcttatttctaggataagcggcataaaatgtattgtactgttttgggatcttgccaggtatttgtaacctggattggccactgttggaaacaggatgctgggcttgatagaccttcagtctgtcccagtatggcaatacttatgttcttaggcTATTCAGAAACAGTTTGGGGCCTTGAGGACTGAAATGGAGAATCACTATCTTACAGTGATAGAAAATTCCTCCTATTAACTGGCTTAGTAAATCAGCCTGATTTGCAGCCCTCAAggctagccacaatgaatatgc
The genomic region above belongs to Microcaecilia unicolor chromosome 7, aMicUni1.1, whole genome shotgun sequence and contains:
- the LOC115475057 gene encoding venom serine protease inhibitor-like; translated protein: MKTSSPAFLFLVLALPLLLMSGMPPLEAVPSCPPNMRYDSCGKDCPETCDSSTNSPRVCDMMCVVGCVCKEGYVRKCHKDDVCVPKSECYTKTCPIKSRCKPCTAPPGAACPDVCIPPDEIMAA